From one Chitinivorax sp. B genomic stretch:
- the hppD gene encoding 4-hydroxyphenylpyruvate dioxygenase produces MTTLQFARPRPTPTSLWDNPMGTDGFEFVEYTAPDPKTLDTLFTLLGFKAVAKHRSKNVTLYRQGDINFIVNAEKESFAQSFARVHGPSACAMAFRVADARAAFDRAISLGAVPHDQNYGPMELNIPAIKGIGDCPVYLVDRYGSQSIYDVDFIPLDNSDGSNFGVGLTYIDHLTHNVHRGRMGVWSSFYEKLFNFKEVRYFDIEGKLTGLKSQAMTSACGKIRIPINESSDDKSQIEEFLHAYNGEGIQHIALGTDDIIATVEALKERGVTFLDTPDTYYDMVDTRVKGHKEDVARLQKNRILIDGAPSEGQGYLLQIFTETVIGPIFFEIIQRKGNEGFGEGNFKALFDSIELDQIRRGVLEDPSTQAA; encoded by the coding sequence ATGACCACGTTGCAATTTGCCCGTCCTCGCCCAACCCCCACTTCGCTCTGGGACAACCCCATGGGCACCGACGGTTTCGAATTCGTCGAGTACACCGCACCCGATCCCAAGACATTGGATACCCTGTTCACATTGCTTGGTTTCAAGGCAGTCGCGAAACACCGCTCCAAAAACGTGACATTGTATCGTCAAGGTGACATCAATTTCATCGTTAATGCTGAAAAAGAGAGTTTTGCGCAATCTTTTGCCCGTGTTCATGGCCCTTCTGCCTGTGCAATGGCATTTCGTGTCGCAGATGCCCGCGCTGCATTTGACCGTGCGATCAGCCTGGGCGCTGTACCGCATGACCAGAACTACGGCCCAATGGAGCTGAACATTCCAGCCATCAAGGGGATTGGCGATTGCCCGGTCTACCTGGTTGATCGATATGGCAGCCAGTCCATCTATGATGTGGACTTCATCCCACTGGATAATTCCGACGGCTCCAACTTTGGTGTTGGCCTGACCTATATCGACCATTTGACCCACAACGTGCATCGCGGCCGCATGGGCGTATGGTCATCGTTCTACGAGAAGTTGTTCAACTTCAAGGAAGTCCGTTACTTCGATATCGAAGGCAAGCTGACAGGCCTGAAGAGCCAGGCCATGACCAGCGCGTGTGGCAAGATTCGCATCCCAATCAATGAATCATCAGATGATAAAAGCCAAATCGAAGAATTCCTGCATGCGTATAATGGAGAAGGCATTCAGCACATTGCTCTGGGCACCGATGACATCATCGCTACCGTCGAAGCCCTGAAGGAACGCGGCGTTACCTTCCTCGACACGCCTGACACCTATTACGACATGGTGGACACCCGCGTCAAAGGCCACAAAGAAGACGTGGCCCGCCTGCAAAAGAACCGCATCCTGATCGACGGCGCGCCCAGCGAAGGGCAAGGCTATCTGCTGCAGATCTTCACCGAAACCGTAATTGGCCCGATCTTCTTTGAGATCATCCAACGCAAGGGCAACGAAGGCTTTGGCGAAGGTAACTTCAAGGCCCTGTTCGACTCCATCGAACTCGACCAGATCCGCCGTGGTGTGCTGGAAGATCCGAGCACCCAGGCCGCATGA
- the phhA gene encoding phenylalanine 4-monooxygenase encodes MLKPENPLRGDYSRMRNDYTVEQDWHAYTAEEHDLYRRLLERQSSKLKGHAAEEFIENVHRLSSDGIPRFEEANLILQSATNWKIVAVPGLIPDDTFFTHLAHRQFPVTVWLRKPEEFDYIVEPDIFHDFFGHVPLLLNPIFADHLQEYGKGGLRAMKLNAVPFLARLYWYMVEFGLILTPEGLRTYGAGILSSGGEIIHCIDSPQPNRIKFDLQRVMQTEYRIDRYQDTYFVIDSFQQLFDETSVDFAPIYEKLKTLEPIDPSGVLPTDTLVNHPASVNQKAA; translated from the coding sequence ATGCTCAAACCGGAAAACCCCTTGCGCGGCGACTATAGCCGCATGCGTAACGATTACACCGTAGAGCAGGACTGGCATGCCTACACCGCCGAGGAACATGACCTCTATCGGCGGTTGTTGGAGCGCCAGAGCAGCAAACTGAAAGGCCATGCCGCCGAAGAATTCATCGAAAACGTGCATCGCCTGTCATCGGATGGCATCCCTCGCTTCGAGGAAGCCAACCTGATTTTGCAATCCGCCACCAATTGGAAGATTGTGGCCGTCCCGGGCTTGATTCCGGACGACACCTTCTTCACCCATCTGGCGCACCGGCAGTTTCCGGTCACTGTCTGGCTGCGCAAGCCAGAGGAGTTCGACTACATTGTCGAACCGGACATCTTTCATGATTTCTTCGGCCATGTGCCGTTACTGTTGAATCCGATCTTTGCCGATCATTTGCAGGAATATGGCAAGGGTGGCCTACGCGCAATGAAGCTGAACGCGGTGCCGTTCTTGGCCCGCCTGTACTGGTATATGGTAGAGTTTGGCCTGATTTTGACACCGGAAGGCTTGCGCACCTACGGTGCCGGCATTCTGTCCTCTGGTGGCGAAATCATTCATTGCATCGACAGTCCACAACCCAATCGGATCAAATTCGATCTGCAACGGGTCATGCAGACTGAGTATCGGATTGACCGTTATCAAGACACCTATTTCGTGATCGACAGCTTCCAGCAGTTGTTCGACGAAACATCCGTCGACTTTGCCCCGATCTACGAAAAACTCAAAACCCTGGAACCGATTGACCCCAGCGGGGTACTGCCTACCGACA
- a CDS encoding peptidase — protein sequence MIENKTKFCLTAIALSLSLPAFAQVSADEQRSISEYMQRLQRDPQRTMDEVPVKKSMAPYAMKKVAKFSPKAIASGEFVEDKDSMRSQLLGSPRRASGVEGRAMAMMAAVQGNDNPANLVDNNRGLINNVFEMDRRSLSRAALSEQPWSDTYWPLYNGSVSYRYGDPDVYSNNPNTWKDYWNYSNQLRPIAGYITNGRTDLLSPAEKYDLLVNDGNYSMTRAGWQMGEGYFNRNGDVERWMGLCHGWAPAAYMLPRPKQTVTVKSATGREIKFYPSDVKALGTLLWAEASPSTRFIGGRCNTKNPQKDDNGRIIDQACFDVNPGSWHQSVVNQIGVSKRSFVIDATYDYEVWNQPVLSYSYTYFNPQTGKAYNSAQEAIIARANYTSDKFAKYRANTAVNIVGVKMTLNYIVETSPSHSETDNPRNDGVTSVSYMYDLELDAAGNIIGGEWYTNRHPDFLWTPAPGQRAISYYNPRDSWNPSNPLPAHWTNSAVSASRYSQPLTSVVEQLFKASAGQ from the coding sequence ATGATCGAAAACAAGACGAAGTTTTGCCTGACCGCGATCGCACTGTCGCTATCGCTCCCTGCTTTTGCACAAGTTTCCGCAGACGAACAACGATCCATCAGCGAATACATGCAACGCCTCCAGCGCGATCCACAGCGCACCATGGATGAGGTACCCGTCAAAAAATCCATGGCACCCTATGCAATGAAGAAAGTGGCAAAGTTCAGCCCAAAAGCAATTGCGTCCGGTGAATTTGTTGAAGACAAAGATTCGATGCGCTCCCAATTGCTGGGCAGCCCGCGTCGCGCCAGCGGCGTGGAAGGTCGTGCCATGGCCATGATGGCGGCTGTTCAAGGCAACGATAATCCAGCCAACCTGGTGGACAACAACCGCGGCCTGATCAACAACGTATTTGAAATGGATCGCCGCAGCCTGTCCCGCGCCGCATTGAGCGAACAGCCTTGGTCCGACACCTACTGGCCGTTGTATAACGGCTCTGTCAGCTATCGCTATGGCGATCCGGATGTCTACAGCAACAACCCGAATACCTGGAAAGATTATTGGAACTACTCCAACCAGCTGCGTCCGATTGCCGGTTACATCACCAATGGCCGCACTGATCTGCTGTCGCCCGCTGAAAAATATGACCTGCTGGTCAATGATGGCAACTACAGCATGACTCGCGCAGGCTGGCAGATGGGCGAAGGCTACTTCAACCGGAATGGCGACGTGGAGCGCTGGATGGGCCTGTGTCACGGCTGGGCTCCTGCCGCTTACATGCTGCCACGTCCCAAACAGACCGTTACCGTCAAATCTGCCACCGGTCGCGAAATCAAGTTCTATCCGTCTGATGTGAAAGCATTGGGCACCCTGCTGTGGGCTGAAGCCTCACCGTCCACTCGCTTTATCGGTGGCCGCTGCAATACCAAGAACCCGCAAAAAGATGATAATGGCCGCATCATCGATCAAGCTTGCTTTGACGTGAATCCAGGTAGCTGGCACCAGTCCGTGGTCAACCAGATCGGCGTATCCAAGCGCAGCTTCGTGATCGATGCAACCTACGATTACGAAGTGTGGAACCAGCCAGTACTGAGCTACAGCTACACCTATTTCAACCCACAAACCGGCAAAGCGTACAACTCCGCACAGGAAGCCATTATCGCCCGTGCCAACTACACCAGCGACAAATTCGCCAAATACCGCGCGAACACCGCAGTCAACATTGTGGGCGTGAAGATGACGCTGAACTACATCGTGGAAACCTCCCCATCACATTCAGAAACCGACAACCCGCGCAATGATGGCGTGACCAGCGTTTCTTATATGTATGACCTGGAGCTGGATGCAGCCGGTAACATCATCGGCGGCGAATGGTATACCAACCGCCATCCGGATTTCCTGTGGACTCCGGCACCCGGCCAGCGCGCAATCTCCTACTACAACCCGCGCGACAGCTGGAACCCGAGCAACCCGCTGCCGGCACATTGGACCAACAGCGCCGTCAGCGCATCACGCTACAGCCAGCCGCTGACTTCCGTGGTTGAACAACTGTTCAAGGCATCCGCTGGTCAGTAA
- a CDS encoding Crp/Fnr family transcriptional regulator, which produces MTSRVALSQNHLLAALPNVEWARLQPLLEPVDMPLGEVLYEAGSKVINVYFPTTAIVSLLYVMEDGGSAEIAVVGYEGIVGISLFMGGESTPSRAVVQSAGQGLRLKGPLLMQEFNRAGPVLHLLLRYTQALITQMSQTAVCNRHHSLDQQLCRWLLLSLDRLPSNELVMTQELIANMLGVRREGVTEAAGRLHKAGLIRYQRGHITVLDRPGLEKRTCECYAVVKKEYDRLLPALAVPTATALR; this is translated from the coding sequence ATGACTTCACGAGTAGCACTGAGTCAAAATCACTTGTTAGCTGCCTTACCCAATGTCGAGTGGGCACGCCTGCAGCCACTATTGGAGCCAGTGGACATGCCACTTGGCGAAGTGTTGTATGAGGCTGGTAGCAAAGTGATCAATGTGTATTTCCCAACTACGGCAATTGTTTCGTTGTTGTATGTCATGGAGGACGGCGGCTCAGCCGAAATTGCGGTGGTTGGATATGAGGGCATTGTCGGCATTTCGCTATTCATGGGCGGAGAATCCACCCCAAGCCGGGCAGTAGTGCAAAGTGCCGGGCAAGGTCTTCGGCTCAAGGGACCGTTATTGATGCAGGAATTCAACCGTGCTGGCCCGGTATTACACCTGTTGTTACGGTATACCCAAGCATTGATCACCCAGATGTCACAAACTGCTGTCTGCAACCGCCATCATTCGCTTGACCAGCAACTGTGCCGCTGGCTACTCCTAAGCCTGGATCGGCTCCCTTCCAATGAATTGGTGATGACACAGGAATTAATTGCCAACATGCTTGGCGTCCGGCGCGAAGGCGTGACGGAAGCTGCCGGCCGCCTACACAAAGCAGGCCTGATCCGCTACCAACGAGGCCATATCACCGTACTTGATCGTCCCGGTCTGGAAAAGCGCACCTGCGAATGTTACGCCGTAGTCAAAAAAGAGTATGACCGACTACTACCCGCTTTGGCAGTACCGACTGCTACCGCTCTACGGTAG
- a CDS encoding Lrp/AsnC family transcriptional regulator: MSKRIRLDKIDRRILEVLQQYGRISNVELAKRVALSPSPCLRRLQRLEETGVIDHYTAILNPEKLGFGLLAFVNVSLDKRAESSTDSFKQAVREWPEVTECYSMTGEMDYLLRVMVTDLQHFSRFVMDKVLKQPGVLDVKSSFALEGVKRTTILPVDESLD, encoded by the coding sequence ATGTCAAAGCGAATCAGGCTCGACAAAATCGACCGCCGTATTCTGGAAGTTTTGCAACAGTATGGGCGTATCTCCAATGTGGAGCTCGCCAAGCGTGTTGCCCTGTCTCCATCGCCGTGCCTACGTCGTTTACAGCGTTTGGAGGAGACGGGCGTCATCGATCACTACACCGCCATCCTGAATCCCGAGAAACTGGGCTTTGGTTTGTTGGCCTTCGTCAATGTATCGCTCGATAAGCGGGCCGAAAGCTCGACAGACAGCTTCAAGCAGGCTGTGCGCGAATGGCCAGAAGTGACTGAGTGTTATTCCATGACCGGTGAAATGGATTATCTGTTACGGGTCATGGTGACGGACCTTCAGCATTTCTCCCGCTTTGTAATGGATAAGGTGCTGAAGCAACCAGGTGTGTTGGATGTCAAATCCAGCTTTGCACTGGAAGGTGTCAAGCGCACTACCATTTTGCCAGTCGACGAATCGCTCGACTGA